In Calidithermus timidus DSM 17022, the following are encoded in one genomic region:
- a CDS encoding DMT family transporter, translated as MDYRTLLAIVATLLPWASAFAGIRAGLEAYSPGHLTLLRFLVASLTLLIYALAVRMPLPRREDWPGIFALGFVGITVYHTALNFGQVTVLAGPAALLIACGPVFTALLSRSLLKEEISSWGWIGIAMAFGGVALIAFGKPGGFELQPGALLILLSALATSLYFVLQKPFYRRYTALQFTAYSIWAGTLPMLLFLPGLAQEVAAAPLSTTLAVIYLGVLPGGLSYVSWSYALSRAPATRVTSFLYVNPLIATLIAFVWLGEVPALLSMIGGAVALVGVIVVNTLGKVKSAPRPQLRVEG; from the coding sequence ATGGATTACCGTACGCTGCTGGCGATCGTGGCGACCCTGTTACCCTGGGCCTCGGCTTTCGCGGGGATCCGGGCCGGTCTCGAGGCCTACTCTCCCGGCCACCTCACCCTGCTGCGCTTTTTGGTGGCCTCGCTGACCCTGCTGATCTATGCCCTGGCGGTGCGCATGCCCCTGCCCCGGCGGGAGGATTGGCCGGGCATCTTCGCCCTCGGCTTCGTGGGGATCACCGTCTACCACACCGCGCTCAACTTCGGCCAGGTCACGGTGCTGGCGGGGCCCGCCGCCTTGCTCATCGCCTGCGGGCCGGTCTTCACGGCTTTGCTCTCACGCTCCTTGCTCAAGGAGGAGATCTCGAGCTGGGGCTGGATTGGCATCGCCATGGCCTTTGGTGGGGTGGCGCTGATCGCCTTCGGCAAGCCCGGAGGCTTCGAGCTACAGCCGGGAGCCCTCCTCATCTTGCTCTCGGCCCTGGCCACCTCGCTGTACTTCGTGCTGCAAAAGCCCTTCTACCGGCGCTACACCGCCCTTCAGTTCACGGCCTACTCCATCTGGGCGGGAACCCTGCCCATGCTGCTCTTCCTGCCGGGCCTGGCTCAGGAGGTGGCGGCGGCCCCGCTGTCCACGACGCTGGCCGTGATCTACCTGGGGGTGCTGCCGGGCGGGTTGTCCTACGTAAGCTGGTCCTATGCGCTCTCGAGGGCGCCCGCCACGAGGGTCACCAGCTTCCTCTACGTCAACCCCCTCATCGCCACGCTGATCGCCTTCGTCTGGTTGGGCGAGGTGCCCGCGCTGCTGTCGATGATTGGCGGGGCCGTCGCGTTGGTGGGGGTGATCGTGGTCAACACCCTGGGCAAGGTCAAAAGCGCCCCGCGCCCGCAGCTCAGGGTCGAGGGCTGA
- a CDS encoding M16 family metallopeptidase, translating into MKFKETRLDNGLTVIAEVNPAARSVAMGYFVKTGSRDERPEESGVSHFLEHMLFKGTPTRDAIEINLEFDRMGAQNNAFTTEENTVYHGAVLPEFGPRLLELFTDMMRPALRQEDFDTEKQVILEEIALYADRPQIMAFDWARERYFRGHSLGNSVLGTAQSVGALTREQMADYHARRYSPANMVLALAGRLDWEATLEQIRALTDHWPPAGARREYAPFEPQPGEFRQPYPQATQSYLVHLAPGFAAQDERRYAASVLASILGAEGNSRLHWALVDSGLVESVGASHDENDGVGLFYTFAQTDPANEERVVEVLRRELERLEREGVRPEEVERAKNKIATGIVFAGETPMGRLFNLGLSYVYTGRYETLSEMARKYEALTIAEVNALLEAKPFSQGFLYRLVPAEVDN; encoded by the coding sequence ATGAAATTCAAGGAAACCCGTCTCGATAACGGCCTCACCGTCATCGCCGAGGTCAACCCGGCAGCCCGCAGCGTGGCAATGGGCTACTTCGTCAAGACCGGCAGTCGCGACGAGCGCCCCGAGGAGTCGGGCGTCTCGCACTTCCTCGAGCACATGCTCTTCAAGGGCACCCCTACCCGCGACGCCATCGAGATCAACCTCGAGTTCGATCGCATGGGCGCGCAGAACAACGCTTTCACCACCGAGGAGAACACCGTCTACCACGGCGCGGTGCTCCCGGAGTTCGGCCCCAGGCTCCTCGAGTTGTTCACCGACATGATGCGCCCGGCGCTGCGCCAGGAGGACTTCGACACCGAAAAGCAGGTGATCCTCGAGGAGATCGCCCTCTACGCCGACCGCCCGCAGATCATGGCCTTCGACTGGGCCCGCGAGCGTTACTTCCGGGGGCACAGCCTGGGCAACAGCGTGCTGGGCACGGCGCAGAGCGTGGGGGCCCTGACCCGCGAGCAGATGGCCGACTACCACGCCCGGCGCTACTCGCCCGCCAACATGGTGCTGGCCCTGGCCGGTCGGCTCGACTGGGAGGCCACCCTCGAGCAGATCCGGGCCCTGACCGACCACTGGCCTCCCGCGGGCGCAAGACGGGAGTACGCGCCCTTCGAGCCCCAGCCGGGGGAGTTCCGCCAGCCCTACCCCCAGGCCACCCAGAGCTACCTGGTTCACCTCGCACCCGGCTTCGCCGCCCAAGACGAGCGGCGCTACGCCGCAAGCGTGCTGGCGAGCATCCTAGGGGCCGAGGGCAACAGCCGCCTGCACTGGGCCTTGGTGGACAGCGGCCTGGTGGAGTCGGTCGGCGCGAGCCACGACGAGAACGACGGGGTGGGGCTGTTCTACACCTTCGCCCAGACCGACCCGGCCAACGAGGAGCGGGTGGTGGAGGTGCTGCGCCGCGAACTGGAGCGCCTCGAGCGCGAGGGGGTGCGGCCTGAGGAGGTCGAGCGGGCTAAGAACAAGATCGCCACCGGCATCGTCTTCGCGGGCGAAACCCCCATGGGCCGGCTGTTCAACCTGGGCCTCTCCTATGTCTACACCGGACGCTACGAGACCTTGAGCGAGATGGCCCGCAAGTACGAAGCCCTCACCATCGCCGAGGTGAACGCGCTGCTCGAGGCGAAGCCCTTCTCGCAGGGCTTTCTCTACCGCTTGGTGCCCGCCGAGGTCGATAACTGA
- a CDS encoding ABC transporter ATP-binding protein has product MSVALRLEELSKRFGQTLAVDRLELEVPPGTFLTLLGPSGCGKTTTLRMVAGLEQPSSGRILLGERDITELPAHQRGLGMVFQSYALFPHMSVFENVAYGLRTQRLPIPEIRRRVEAALERVGLGGLGDRAPHTLSGGQQQRVAVARALVLEPPLLLFDEPLSNLDAKLRRSVRAELRALQQELGITALYVTHDQEEALALSDRIAVMNAGRLQQVGTPEAIYRYPANPFVAGFIGMTTLLKGEAQPDGQGVRVRLGSAVLAAYAPQPFSGPALLALRPEDVRVGEGELCAIIRRVAYLGERFEVYLESPWGEVLAYVPSELRPQTGEAVPFRVAWATAYPA; this is encoded by the coding sequence ATGAGCGTCGCCCTGCGACTGGAAGAGTTGAGCAAGCGTTTCGGCCAGACCCTGGCCGTCGACCGCCTCGAGCTCGAGGTACCCCCGGGCACCTTCCTCACCCTGCTGGGCCCCTCGGGTTGCGGAAAGACCACCACGCTGCGCATGGTGGCGGGCCTCGAGCAGCCCAGCAGTGGCCGCATCCTGCTGGGCGAGCGTGACATCACCGAGTTGCCCGCTCACCAGCGCGGCCTGGGTATGGTCTTTCAGAGCTACGCCCTCTTCCCGCACATGTCGGTTTTTGAGAACGTGGCTTACGGGTTGCGCACCCAGCGCCTGCCGATCCCCGAGATCCGCCGCCGGGTCGAAGCGGCGCTGGAGCGGGTGGGCCTGGGGGGCCTGGGTGACCGAGCCCCGCACACCCTCTCCGGGGGCCAGCAGCAGCGGGTGGCCGTGGCCCGCGCCCTGGTCCTCGAGCCCCCCCTGCTGCTCTTCGACGAGCCGCTGTCCAACCTCGATGCCAAGCTGCGCCGCTCGGTGCGCGCCGAGCTGCGCGCCCTGCAGCAGGAGCTGGGCATCACCGCGCTCTACGTCACCCACGACCAGGAAGAGGCGCTGGCCCTCTCCGACCGCATCGCGGTGATGAACGCCGGGCGCTTGCAGCAGGTGGGTACGCCCGAGGCCATCTACCGCTACCCGGCCAACCCCTTCGTGGCCGGCTTCATCGGCATGACCACGCTGCTGAAGGGCGAGGCCCAGCCGGACGGCCAGGGGGTGCGCGTGCGCCTGGGGTCGGCGGTGCTCGCGGCCTACGCCCCCCAGCCCTTCAGCGGCCCCGCCCTCTTGGCCCTGCGCCCGGAGGACGTACGCGTGGGCGAGGGTGAGCTCTGCGCCATCATTCGCCGGGTGGCCTATCTGGGCGAGCGCTTCGAGGTCTACCTGGAGAGCCCCTGGGGCGAGGTGCTGGCCTACGTGCCCTCCGAGCTGCGCCCGCAAACCGGCGAGGCCGTGCCCTTCCGCGTAGCCTGGGCGACGGCCTACCCAGCTTAG
- the recG gene encoding ATP-dependent DNA helicase RecG, translated as MQVWHDGAVTKDELRERLLRPLRRELSDGAQDRVVAGGLEKLVRNLGQPFPELAHLLAGYREMGTAQRLERLQKAIELLGNGQDPILTAPARPAPVASPAPEAAQPVEELTLDTPVEALPLGVGGKKKLGELGIRVLRDLLHGYPRRYEDRRALQSVREVEEGQKATVVGTVLSRELVKTPRKGMQLVQVRFMDAWGWKFTGVWFNQPWVLKQVPEGASLLVSGRVQRRGGNVSLMVEYFEDEAGESLSTGRIVPVYPSREGISQAFLRRAAWRALEAFPRIPDMLEPYRAALGLPDLDWALRQAHFPDSEEKLERALYRLKFDEFLLLELKVMIQSGGSALLGRYFRVEPRWLERFRDNLPFSFTKAQERVLGEILADMQSERQMARLLQGDVGSGKTAVAAAALYIAAQNGAQGALMAPTEILAKQHYQNLQKYLFPLGVTVDLLVGSMPMAEKRGVLERLKSAHTDVVVGTHALIQEGVEFKDLGLAVIDEEHRFGVLQRRRLLGNRPDVLVMSATPIPRSLALTMYGDLEVSVIDELPPGRTPVKTKVLTQKTRLQAYAFARQEIAKGHQVFVVTPMIEEGDNEATAELAAATKLADELRELLPDVRIELLHGKMKAEEKDLVMERFKNGHFDLLVSTTVIEVGVDIPQATLMVIENAERFGLAQLHQLRGRVGRGGLESYCILIAGESSKKTLSRLRIIEESTDGFYVAEKDLELRGPGELRGLRQSGMPDLRIGDLASDQEIIEKSRELAKQILEADPYLAAPQHTLLKRELQARAEAIGFREVI; from the coding sequence ATGCAGGTATGGCATGATGGGGCCGTGACCAAGGACGAGCTCAGGGAACGCCTGCTGCGACCCTTGCGCCGCGAGCTTTCCGACGGCGCGCAGGACCGGGTGGTGGCGGGTGGCCTCGAGAAGCTGGTGCGGAATTTGGGCCAGCCTTTCCCCGAACTCGCCCACCTCCTGGCGGGCTACCGCGAGATGGGCACCGCACAGCGCCTGGAGCGGCTGCAAAAAGCCATCGAGCTGCTGGGCAACGGGCAGGACCCCATCCTCACTGCCCCGGCCCGGCCCGCCCCCGTCGCTTCGCCGGCGCCGGAGGCGGCACAGCCGGTGGAGGAGCTCACCCTCGACACCCCGGTAGAGGCGCTGCCGCTGGGCGTGGGCGGGAAGAAGAAGCTGGGCGAGCTGGGCATCCGGGTGCTGCGCGACCTGCTGCACGGCTACCCCCGCCGCTACGAGGACCGCCGGGCCTTGCAGAGCGTGCGCGAGGTCGAGGAGGGCCAGAAGGCCACCGTGGTGGGCACGGTGCTCAGCCGCGAGCTGGTCAAGACCCCGCGCAAGGGGATGCAGCTGGTGCAGGTGCGCTTCATGGACGCGTGGGGCTGGAAGTTCACGGGCGTGTGGTTCAACCAGCCCTGGGTGCTCAAGCAGGTGCCCGAGGGGGCCAGCCTGCTGGTCTCGGGCCGGGTGCAGCGGCGCGGGGGCAACGTCTCGCTGATGGTGGAGTACTTCGAGGACGAGGCAGGTGAGTCGCTCTCGACCGGGCGCATCGTGCCGGTGTACCCCTCGCGCGAGGGCATCTCCCAGGCCTTTCTACGCCGCGCAGCCTGGCGGGCCCTCGAGGCCTTCCCCCGCATCCCCGACATGCTCGAGCCCTACCGCGCCGCCCTGGGGCTGCCCGACCTCGACTGGGCGCTGCGCCAGGCCCACTTCCCCGACTCCGAGGAAAAGCTCGAGCGGGCCCTCTACCGCCTCAAATTCGACGAGTTCTTGCTGCTCGAACTCAAGGTCATGATCCAGTCGGGTGGCTCGGCCTTGCTGGGGCGCTACTTCCGGGTGGAGCCACGCTGGCTCGAGCGCTTCCGCGACAACCTTCCCTTCAGCTTCACCAAAGCCCAGGAGCGGGTACTGGGCGAGATCCTCGCCGACATGCAGAGCGAGCGCCAGATGGCTCGGCTGCTGCAGGGCGACGTGGGCTCGGGCAAGACCGCTGTAGCCGCCGCCGCGCTCTACATCGCCGCGCAGAACGGAGCCCAGGGCGCCTTGATGGCCCCCACCGAGATCCTGGCCAAACAACACTACCAAAACCTGCAGAAATACCTCTTCCCCCTGGGCGTGACCGTGGATCTGCTGGTGGGCTCGATGCCCATGGCCGAGAAGCGCGGGGTGCTCGAGCGGCTCAAGTCGGCCCACACCGATGTGGTGGTGGGTACCCACGCCCTGATCCAAGAAGGCGTGGAGTTCAAGGATTTGGGCCTGGCGGTCATCGACGAGGAGCACCGCTTCGGCGTGCTGCAACGCCGCCGCCTCTTGGGCAACCGCCCCGACGTGCTGGTGATGTCGGCCACGCCCATCCCCCGCTCGCTGGCGCTGACGATGTACGGCGACCTCGAGGTCAGCGTCATCGACGAGCTGCCCCCCGGCCGCACCCCGGTCAAGACCAAAGTGCTCACCCAGAAAACCCGCCTGCAAGCCTACGCCTTTGCCCGCCAGGAAATCGCCAAGGGACACCAGGTCTTCGTGGTCACGCCCATGATCGAGGAGGGCGACAACGAGGCCACCGCCGAGCTGGCCGCCGCCACCAAGCTGGCCGACGAACTGCGCGAGCTGCTGCCCGACGTGCGCATCGAACTGCTGCACGGCAAGATGAAGGCCGAGGAGAAGGACTTAGTGATGGAGCGCTTCAAGAACGGTCACTTCGACCTGCTGGTAAGCACCACGGTGATCGAGGTGGGCGTGGACATCCCCCAGGCCACGTTGATGGTCATCGAGAACGCCGAGCGCTTCGGGCTGGCCCAACTTCACCAGCTCAGGGGCCGGGTGGGGCGGGGCGGCCTGGAGTCGTACTGCATCCTCATCGCGGGCGAGAGCAGCAAGAAGACCCTGAGCCGCCTGCGCATCATCGAGGAGAGCACCGACGGCTTCTACGTCGCGGAGAAAGACCTCGAGCTACGCGGCCCCGGCGAGCTGCGCGGCCTGCGCCAGTCCGGCATGCCCGACCTGCGCATCGGCGACCTGGCCTCCGACCAGGAGATCATCGAGAAAAGCCGTGAACTCGCCAAACAGATCCTCGAGGCCGACCCCTACCTCGCGGCCCCCCAGCACACCCTGCTCAAGCGCGAACTCCAGGCCCGCGCCGAGGCCATCGGGTTCCGTGAGGTGATTTAG
- a CDS encoding CAP domain-containing protein: protein MRLTRLLILLTPLLSAAFAQSALELEVLARTNQLRLAHGLGALLWDDLAYKAALGHAQDMLARGYFSHDTPEGRTPGQRMAAAGVTEVVVGENLAFYEGYPDAEVPKKAVQDWMNSPGHRANLLKGDFTHLGVALVRQGRKVVVVQNFVGRPFDPLLKRSPAQAQRTLLWLSGQAPGTLGIFLERQLFAQVGPRLDLSLELPPGSKLEYGFNDGRGWFSVPEGRGGGWQARLEVTETPGVTLRLALPSGQYALSVGAEPRLWRRIVGPQTLELTLPGTLQFLWVGRLQGQRIDYTHRIPLR from the coding sequence GTGAGGCTCACCCGCTTGCTGATTTTGCTGACGCCGCTGCTCTCGGCGGCCTTCGCACAAAGCGCCCTCGAGCTCGAGGTGTTGGCCCGGACCAACCAGCTTCGCCTGGCCCACGGTCTGGGGGCTTTGCTGTGGGACGACCTGGCCTACAAAGCCGCCCTAGGCCACGCCCAGGACATGCTGGCGCGGGGCTACTTTAGCCACGACACTCCTGAGGGTCGCACCCCCGGCCAGCGCATGGCGGCGGCGGGGGTCACCGAGGTGGTGGTGGGGGAGAACTTGGCCTTCTACGAGGGCTACCCCGACGCCGAAGTCCCCAAGAAGGCTGTGCAAGACTGGATGAACAGCCCCGGCCATCGCGCCAACCTGCTCAAGGGCGACTTCACCCACCTGGGAGTGGCCCTGGTGCGTCAGGGCCGCAAGGTGGTGGTGGTGCAGAACTTCGTGGGGCGGCCCTTCGATCCCCTGCTGAAGCGAAGCCCGGCCCAGGCTCAGCGCACCCTGCTGTGGCTGAGCGGGCAGGCTCCGGGAACGCTGGGCATCTTCCTGGAGCGCCAGCTTTTTGCCCAGGTCGGGCCCAGGCTGGACCTGAGCCTCGAGCTGCCCCCCGGCTCGAAGCTGGAATACGGCTTCAACGACGGTCGGGGCTGGTTCTCGGTCCCCGAAGGGCGGGGAGGCGGCTGGCAGGCCCGGCTCGAGGTCACCGAAACCCCCGGCGTGACCCTGCGGCTGGCCCTTCCCAGCGGCCAATACGCCCTCTCGGTGGGGGCCGAACCCCGCTTGTGGCGGCGGATCGTGGGGCCACAAACGCTCGAGCTGACCCTGCCGGGCACGCTGCAATTCCTGTGGGTGGGGCGATTGCAGGGGCAGAGGATCGACTACACCCACCGAATCCCTTTGCGCTGA
- a CDS encoding M16 family metallopeptidase, with amino-acid sequence MALARSVTLSNGLILAVEEQPWNPGVAMQLLLPVGAVTDPEGLEGAANLLEGWLWKGAGGRDARALAEAFDDLGVRRGSAAGLEYTTLGASFLAGQLEKVLALYADVLMRPALPEEAFETVRQVALQELASLEDQPPKKMFTALRRAVFTSPHGRNPSGTLEGLQAATPEALRADFARRYRAQGSILALAGGITLERAQAAVEATLGLWRGGEGDDPLRDGASSVHPGDDPLSGRARPVHPGGDPLSGRLAAVHPVAAPAPAVSQPHSLRLEQHGAQVQIGLIYPDVSIDHPEFYTARLAAQVLSGGMGARLFVEVREKRGLVYSVYASPNGVKGYSYLSAYAGTTPERAEETLRVLRAEIEGLAQGVSAEELERAKVGLRTMLVMQEESARSRAASMARDLYLLGRVRSLEEIEAAIAAVNLERINRYLAENPYRDPWTAVLGPVDHVASQSNPHGHQHEIQGNPSR; translated from the coding sequence ATGGCTTTAGCGCGAAGCGTGACCTTGTCCAATGGCCTGATCCTGGCCGTGGAGGAACAACCCTGGAACCCCGGCGTGGCCATGCAGTTGCTGCTGCCGGTAGGGGCCGTCACCGACCCCGAGGGCCTCGAGGGGGCGGCCAATCTGCTCGAGGGCTGGCTGTGGAAGGGGGCCGGGGGCCGCGATGCGCGAGCCCTGGCCGAGGCCTTCGACGACCTGGGCGTGCGCCGGGGCAGCGCAGCCGGGCTGGAGTACACCACGCTGGGGGCTTCCTTCCTGGCGGGGCAGCTCGAGAAGGTGCTCGCGCTCTACGCCGACGTGCTCATGCGGCCTGCGCTACCCGAGGAGGCCTTCGAGACGGTGCGGCAGGTGGCCTTGCAGGAGCTGGCCTCGCTCGAGGACCAGCCTCCCAAGAAGATGTTCACCGCGTTGCGGCGGGCGGTCTTCACCAGCCCCCACGGGCGCAACCCCAGCGGTACCCTCGAGGGGCTCCAGGCAGCCACCCCCGAGGCCCTGCGGGCCGATTTTGCCCGGCGCTACAGGGCACAGGGCTCGATCCTGGCGCTGGCCGGAGGGATCACCCTCGAGCGGGCCCAGGCGGCGGTGGAAGCCACGCTCGGGCTATGGCGGGGGGGTGAGGGGGACGATCCCCTTCGGGACGGAGCAAGCTCCGTGCACCCGGGGGACGATCCCCTATCGGGACGGGCGAGGCCCGTGCACCCGGGGGGCGATCCCCTATCGGGACGGCTTGCAGCCGTGCACCCGGTGGCGGCGCCCGCGCCCGCGGTGAGCCAGCCCCATAGCCTGCGGCTCGAGCAGCACGGCGCCCAGGTGCAGATCGGGCTGATCTACCCCGATGTGAGCATCGACCACCCCGAGTTCTACACCGCGCGCCTGGCGGCGCAGGTGCTCTCGGGCGGCATGGGGGCGCGGCTGTTCGTCGAGGTGCGCGAGAAGCGCGGGCTGGTCTACTCGGTCTACGCCTCGCCCAACGGGGTCAAGGGCTACAGCTACCTCAGCGCCTACGCCGGAACCACGCCGGAGCGCGCCGAGGAGACCCTGCGGGTGCTGCGGGCCGAGATCGAAGGACTGGCCCAGGGGGTGAGCGCAGAGGAGCTCGAGCGGGCCAAGGTGGGCCTGCGCACCATGCTGGTGATGCAGGAGGAGTCGGCGCGCTCGAGGGCGGCGAGCATGGCCCGCGACCTCTACCTGCTCGGACGGGTGCGCAGCCTCGAGGAGATCGAGGCCGCCATCGCCGCCGTGAACCTCGAGCGCATCAACCGCTACCTGGCAGAAAACCCCTACCGCGACCCCTGGACCGCCGTCCTGGGCCCGGTAGATCACGTGGCCTCGCAAAGCAACCCCCATGGACACCAGCATGAAATTCAAGGAAACCCGTCTCGATAA
- the dnaX gene encoding DNA polymerase III subunit gamma/tau, whose amino-acid sequence MSALYRQARPSTFDEMVGQEHVKEVLLNALRSGRLAQAYLFSGPRGVGKTTSARLIAQAVNCTGPDPKPCGVCEGCRLVREGRHPDVLEIDAASNNSVEDVRELREKILLAPLLGRRKVVILDEAHMMSKSAFNALLKTLEEPPEHVIFIFATTEPERMPPTILSRTQHFRFRRLSEGEIAEKLARIVRGLGREAEPAALRLVARMADGAMRDGESLLDRLLTLEGVITLSQTEAALGLPPQAALFAVAEALDAGRIREALERTQGLYTQGFAARTLAQGLMEALRAGLYARLGLGTGPQLSAPEERLVAAMTALDQAHERLAKRSDALALELALLAAYQALHAVAPTPAEVRPPASAVPDFSPAPRARSTPPPAADAASGSPAPQPDLNQAWRDVLGQIGVNLRAFFREARPYPPEDGSRRLTLVFPERAGFHYQRAQKNLEAIQKAVRDVMGDYEVELVLGGDKKKVTPSSPAPPQHLSSAPVADRVAEALPQPPDPRPAEAPQPQPVPAPAPEPPSVNALFEDLGEPAYESPPLEEEAPSLARTSGSDLTADPRFQRLLQLFGARIRKIHRETPKESLAAGAEGGGEAEEAGEE is encoded by the coding sequence GTGAGTGCGCTTTACCGCCAGGCCCGGCCCTCCACCTTCGACGAGATGGTGGGGCAGGAGCACGTCAAGGAAGTGCTCCTCAACGCGCTGCGTTCGGGGCGGCTGGCCCAGGCTTACCTCTTTTCCGGGCCGCGGGGGGTGGGAAAGACCACCAGCGCGCGCCTCATCGCCCAGGCCGTCAACTGCACCGGCCCCGATCCCAAGCCCTGCGGGGTGTGCGAGGGCTGCCGGCTGGTGCGCGAAGGGCGACACCCCGACGTGCTCGAGATCGACGCCGCCAGCAACAACTCGGTCGAGGACGTGCGCGAGCTGCGCGAGAAGATCCTGCTGGCCCCGCTTTTGGGCCGCCGCAAGGTGGTGATCCTCGACGAGGCCCACATGATGTCCAAGAGCGCCTTCAACGCGCTGCTCAAGACGCTGGAGGAGCCCCCTGAGCACGTGATCTTCATCTTCGCCACCACCGAGCCCGAGCGCATGCCCCCCACCATCCTCTCGCGCACGCAGCACTTCCGCTTCCGCCGCCTCTCCGAAGGAGAAATCGCCGAGAAGCTCGCCCGCATCGTGCGCGGTCTGGGCCGCGAGGCCGAGCCCGCTGCCCTGCGGCTGGTGGCCCGCATGGCCGACGGGGCCATGCGCGACGGGGAGAGCCTGCTCGACCGCTTGTTGACCTTGGAGGGTGTCATCACCTTGTCCCAAACCGAGGCTGCGCTGGGCCTGCCCCCGCAGGCGGCCCTCTTCGCCGTGGCCGAGGCGCTGGACGCCGGACGTATCCGGGAGGCCCTCGAGCGCACCCAGGGCCTCTACACCCAGGGCTTCGCCGCCCGCACCCTGGCCCAGGGCCTGATGGAGGCCCTGCGGGCGGGGCTCTACGCGCGGCTGGGCCTGGGTACGGGGCCGCAGCTCAGCGCCCCCGAGGAGCGCCTGGTCGCGGCCATGACCGCCCTCGACCAGGCCCACGAACGCCTGGCCAAGCGCTCCGACGCCCTGGCGCTCGAGCTGGCCCTGCTGGCGGCTTACCAGGCCCTGCACGCTGTTGCCCCCACCCCAGCCGAGGTGAGGCCTCCGGCTTCTGCTGTCCCCGACTTCAGCCCAGCTCCCAGGGCCCGCTCCACACCCCCCCCTGCCGCCGATGCTGCCTCCGGGTCCCCCGCTCCCCAACCCGACCTCAACCAGGCCTGGCGGGACGTGCTGGGCCAGATCGGGGTCAACCTGCGGGCCTTCTTCCGCGAGGCCAGGCCTTACCCTCCCGAAGACGGCAGCCGTAGGCTGACTTTGGTATTTCCCGAGCGGGCCGGCTTCCACTACCAGAGAGCCCAGAAGAACCTCGAGGCCATCCAGAAGGCGGTACGGGACGTCATGGGCGACTATGAGGTGGAGCTGGTGCTGGGCGGAGATAAAAAAAAAGTAACCCCTAGCTCCCCCGCCCCTCCCCAGCACCTTAGCTCCGCGCCCGTAGCCGACCGGGTGGCCGAAGCCCTGCCCCAGCCGCCCGATCCACGGCCTGCCGAAGCCCCACAGCCCCAGCCCGTCCCAGCTCCTGCCCCCGAGCCCCCGAGCGTAAATGCGCTGTTCGAGGACCTGGGCGAGCCAGCCTATGAATCGCCCCCCCTCGAGGAGGAGGCTCCTTCGCTGGCCCGCACCTCTGGCTCGGACCTCACCGCCGACCCGCGCTTTCAGAGGCTGCTCCAGCTCTTCGGTGCCCGCATCCGCAAGATTCACCGTGAAACCCCCAAGGAATCCCTCGCCGCCGGTGCCGAGGGTGGGGGAGAGGCCGAGGAAGCAGGCGAGGAGTGA